In one window of Deinococcus hopiensis KR-140 DNA:
- a CDS encoding DUF2243 domain-containing protein, with amino-acid sequence MLLRLGLGRFFDGVVLRQILQWHHLVSSRYLPNTVHNLKVNTLADGLFHAATCAFTAVGLACLWSGTRRRHAALRTPAFTGTLLLAGACRAAWRGWSTTSCSEYAPRSTSARL; translated from the coding sequence GTGCTGCTAAGGCTGGGCCTCGGCAGGTTTTTCGACGGCGTGGTGCTGCGCCAGATCCTGCAGTGGCATCACCTCGTAAGCAGCAGGTACCTGCCGAATACGGTGCACAACCTCAAGGTCAATACGCTTGCGGACGGCCTCTTTCACGCCGCCACCTGCGCCTTCACGGCGGTGGGGCTGGCGTGTTTGTGGAGCGGTACCCGTCGGCGACACGCGGCCCTGAGGACCCCGGCTTTCACCGGCACCCTGCTGTTGGCTGGGGCTTGCAGGGCGGCGTGGAGGGGTTGGTCAACCACCAGCTGCTCGGAATATGCGCCCCGGTCCACATCAGCTCGCCTATGA
- a CDS encoding MFS transporter has translation MTQLLPPADTSNRAVLRLPEFRAMLLATVCSTLAGRAVALTVAYQLYQLTKNPLTLGILGLVEAIPALSLALLGGVVADRNDRRRILLLTTGLEVLCAALFFLYVPRAASLGPVPILALIFLLGTARGFSEPALPAFEAQVVPRELLLRASAWQSSAWQAAAIIGPALGGVLYAGVGAEGSYLFATVLYALALGCLAYVKAKPRPAFTPGEPVWDSVKAGLAFVMQRQVLVGSMALDLFSVLFGGAVALLPVFSSDILKVGPQGLGVLAAAPSIGALAVMLYATRRPPGANAGRTLLLAVGGFGVCMVIFGLSRNFALSVAALVFAGLFDGISMVIRKATLRLKAPDHMRGRVSAVSSMFIGASNELGAFESGLAASWLGTARSVWAGGIVTLLVVAATAFLAPELRAMDLGDVVEDQPG, from the coding sequence ATGACCCAACTGTTACCTCCCGCCGACACCTCCAACCGCGCCGTGCTGCGCCTGCCCGAATTCCGCGCCATGCTGCTTGCCACCGTGTGCAGCACGCTCGCCGGCCGGGCCGTGGCGCTCACCGTCGCGTACCAGCTCTACCAGCTCACGAAAAACCCCCTCACGCTGGGCATCCTCGGGTTGGTGGAAGCCATTCCGGCCCTGAGCCTGGCGCTGCTGGGGGGCGTGGTGGCCGACCGCAACGACCGCCGCCGTATCCTGCTGCTCACGACGGGGCTGGAAGTGCTGTGCGCCGCGCTGTTTTTCCTGTATGTGCCGCGCGCGGCCTCCCTCGGGCCCGTGCCTATCCTGGCGCTGATCTTCCTGCTGGGCACCGCGCGGGGCTTTTCGGAGCCTGCCCTGCCCGCCTTCGAGGCGCAGGTGGTGCCGCGTGAGCTGCTGCTGCGCGCCTCGGCGTGGCAGTCGAGCGCGTGGCAGGCGGCGGCCATCATCGGCCCGGCGCTGGGCGGGGTGCTGTACGCGGGCGTAGGGGCTGAAGGCTCGTACCTGTTTGCCACCGTGCTGTACGCGCTGGCGCTGGGATGCCTGGCCTACGTAAAGGCCAAGCCGCGCCCGGCTTTTACGCCGGGCGAGCCCGTGTGGGACAGCGTCAAGGCGGGACTGGCCTTTGTGATGCAGAGGCAGGTCCTTGTTGGCAGCATGGCGCTGGACCTGTTCAGCGTGCTGTTCGGGGGTGCGGTGGCGCTGCTGCCGGTGTTTTCCTCGGACATCCTGAAGGTGGGCCCGCAGGGACTGGGCGTGCTCGCGGCGGCCCCCAGCATCGGGGCGCTCGCGGTGATGCTGTACGCCACCCGCCGCCCCCCCGGCGCAAATGCCGGACGCACCCTGCTGCTGGCGGTGGGGGGCTTCGGCGTGTGCATGGTGATTTTCGGGCTGTCGCGCAACTTTGCCCTCAGCGTGGCGGCGCTGGTCTTCGCCGGCCTGTTCGACGGCATTTCCATGGTGATTCGCAAGGCCACACTGCGCCTCAAGGCCCCGGACCACATGCGTGGGCGGGTCAGCGCGGTGAGCTCCATGTTTATCGGGGCCAGCAACGAACTCGGGGCCTTCGAGAGCGGCCTCGCTGCGAGCTGGCTGGGGACGGCGCGCAGCGTATGGGCGGGCGGCATCGTCACGCTGCTCGTGGTGGCCGCCACCGCCTTTCTCGCCCCCGAGCTGCGGGCGATGGACTTGGGTGACGTGGTGGAAGACCAGCCAGGGTAA